The bacterium genome contains the following window.
AAAATGAGTACAAGCAATTTGGCGGACACTTTGAAGTATTTCATCACACAGAATTAATTGATGAAATGATTGCTTCAAAAAAAATCACTTTAAAGAATGATGGAAAGAGTGAAATGACTTATCACGATTCCTGCTACTTAGGAAGATATAATGAAGTTTACGACGCACCAAGAAAAAGTCTTACAGCAGTCGATGGAATTAATTTAATTGAGATGAAAAGAAATAAAGACAGGGGATTTTGCTGCGGTGCAGGTGGCGGAAGAATGTTTCTTGAAGATGATGAAGGAGGAAGGATCAATGAAGAAAGAACTAAGGAAGCACTCGCAACTGGAGCCGATACAATTGCATCTGCTTGTCCGTTTTGTATGACAATGATGACTGATGGAGTAAAACATTTTGAAAAAACTGAAGAAGTCAAAGTAAAAGACATTGCGGAAATTATACTTGAAAGATCTAACTAACTATATATCAACCACAAATGATGGAGGTAACAATGGATAAATTCAATCAATTGGTTCAGTTCGTACAAGGATTGGAAACCGATTTTCATAAATTCTATGAGAAAGGACAATCCGCTGCAGGTACACGCGTAAGAAAAGGCTTAAGTGATCTTAGAAAACTTTGCCAGGACGTACGCAAAGACGTGCAGGATGTAAAAGCTCAGAGAAAAGCTGCTAAAGGATAATTTCCTTCAGCTTATTCTTTGTTATTTGAGGGCTGGGTTAAGAAATTGATCCAGCCTTTTTTATGTAAAGCAATATTTATAATTCTGCTGTTTATATTCAATCAGAACAAATGAAAAATTTTATAGCAATAATAACTTTCAGTATAACTGTGACTTTTCAGCATTTCTTTTTCAATCACAATGAACTGGAAAAAGCTGAATTTACCGCGAAAAAAGATTCAACGGTTACGGTCACACTTTGCTTCGTTGGTGATCTTATGTGCCATTCAACTCAATTTAATTATGCAAAGGTTGGAGTCGATACTTTCGATTTCACAGGTGTTTACAGGGAAGTTAAAAAATATCTTTCTTCCGCGGACTTAACAGTCGGAAATCTTGAAACAGTAGTAGCTGGTAAAAATAAAGGCTACAGTGGTTATCCATATTTCAATGCTCCTGATGATTTTATTTACGCTCTCAAAGATGCAGGATTTGATTTTCTCATTACTGCAAATAATCATGCTCTGGATCAGGGCTGGGATGGAGTAAAAAGAACAATAGAGGTAATGAATGAATATCAAATGCATTCAACCGGAACTTTTTTATCCAAGGAAGACAGAGATTCGCTCAGAATTTTTCAAATTAACTCAATCAAAATTGCGATTCTTGCATATAGTGAAAACACAAACGGTCTGCCTATTCCTAAAGGAAAAGATTTCATCATAAATCTGATCGATGAAGAATTAATCCGAAACGATATTACAAAAGCAAGAGAAAAGGGAGTGGATATAGTTGTTGTTCACCTGCATTATGGTCCGGAATACAACAGAGAACCAAGTGATTACCAAAAAGAAATTGTAGATAAAATAATTTCATTTGGAGCTGATATTATTATCGGTGGTCATCCGCACGTAATTCAACCGGTAGATATTTTTAAAACTGATAGTACTAAAATTGATTCAGGATTTGTTGCTTATTCTATGGGGAATTTTATTTCAAATCAAAGGTGGCGTTATTCTGATGCGGGAGTAATTCTAAATATAGAAATATCAAAAAATATTTTAAGTGATTCCATCTATATTAGTGAAGTTAATTATTTGCCAACGTGGGTGTTCCGAGGTCAAACAGAAAAAGGAAGAGAATATATTATTTTACCATCTCAGAATTCTAAAGATTCCACTTATTATTATCTAAATGATCATGATAGAAAATTAATGAATGAAGCTTTCAGCGATACTAAAGAGATTATTCATAAGTACTCAACAAATTCCAATATAAAGTTAGTGAAATGAAACTAGCAATTATTTTATTAGGTTTGATTTTATTTATTCTGATCATCGTAAGCTGTACTAAAGAAGAAAATCCTATTGTCGATCCTCCTCCTCAGGCAACAAGAAGCTTTTACATGGGCTTCACTCCTTTTCCTTACGATATCAGTAGTGCAGCAGTGGAATATGTGTACGACAAACTAGCTACTGACGCAGATCTTATATCTCATCATTTTGATGACGGAATACCGTGGCCCGAAGCTTTGAGCGGTGCAGATTTTCATATCAATATTATGAACGATTGGCAGTACAGGTTATCGCGGACACCTGCTTCACATAAGATTCTTCTGTCAGTTACACCTATTAAATTTTTAAGGGATGGTTTGGCTCCCTACAAAGCTGAAACAGGAGATTTGCCACTGCCTCCACCATGGGATACAATATCATTCAATCATCCTGATGTCAAACAGGCTTATTTCAACTATTGTGTTCGCATAATGGATTATTTCAATCCGGATTTTTTTGTAATAGGGATTGAAGTAAATCTTTTAATGGTTCAAGCACCGGAATTGTGGGACAAATATTTGGATTTACACAAGTATGTATATCAACAGTTAAAAATTCTGGATCCGGACTTTCCAATATTTGTTTCGTTTACCGGAATGGATCTTGTGGAAGGGTATACAAATGCAAATCACTCACAGCAGATGCAGGTTCTTAATGATATAACAAATTTTACCGATTATTGTGGAGTTTCACTTTATCCTTATTTAACAAGTTTTTTGTGCGATACAATTCCATCGGATATGTTAGATAAAATATTCTCAAATTTTACTAAGCCAATTGCTATTTGTGAAACCGGTTATGCTGCTGATTCAATAACTGTCTATGGAGGAACTATCGTTCTGAACGGTTCACCGCAAAAGCAAAATCAGTACTTAACTTTAATGCTGAATAAAGCTGAAGAAAATGATCTGAGATTTGTTGTGAATTTTGTTCTCCGTGATTATGATGCATTATGGCAGGCAATTGGTTCTCCAGATGATATCTACAAAGTCTGGAAGGACACTGGATTATATGATGAAAATGGTGATGCTCGTCTTGCTTATCAGAATTGGTACTTCTGGCTGAACAAACAAGTAATGCCATCAAATTGATTTTTGAATGATTCGGAAAATACCGGAATAAATATTTGAAAAATAAATCTGCACTCATTTTAATATTCATAACAGCATTCATTGATCTTCTTGGATTTGGAATACTAATTCCAATTTTACCATCATTTGCAGTTAAAGAACTCGGAGTTGATGAAGCAGCAATTGGAATTGCAATTGCAGCATATTCGTTTATTCAATTCTTATTCAATCCAATATTGGGAAAATATTCTGACAAGCACGGAAGAAAACCGGTAATCGTAGCTTGTCTTTTTATTAACGCTATCGGCTACGTGATTTTTGCTTTCACTCACTCATACATTATGCTTCTTTTCAGCAGAATAATAGCCGGTATTGGCGGCAGTAGTATCGCGGTTGCACAAGCGTATATTGCGGATGTTACTACAAAAGAAACCCGTTCAAAGGGAATGGGATTGATCGGTTCAGCTTTCGGGTTAGGATTTGTTTTTGGTCCGCTCATCGGTGGTTTCCTCGCCGAATATGGATATATGATGACCGGTTTAGTTGCAGGTGGGTTTTCAATAGCTGCTTTTATTGTTACGATGATATTTCTACCAGAGTCATTGAAGAAGAGCGAAGCCACGACAGATGAATCAATTCTCACGAGAAGAAAACTGTTAGACATAGCAGCTTTAAAAAAAGTATTTAGTGAACCAAGCAGGGCAATATTTATTGTTCTGTTTTTCGTACTAATATTTTCATTCGCAAATATTTACGGAACATTTGCACTTCTTGGAATCCAGGTTTACGGACTAACCGATTTGCAAAACGGATACTTATTTGGAATAACTGGATTAGTTTCAGCAATTGTGCAAGGAGGATTGATAGGTCATATCGATAAGATGATGACGAAAAAAAATATTTTAAAAGTAAGTTCATTGATTATCAGTATTGGACTTGGACTCATTCCTTATGGAGGAAATTTTCTAGGTCTTGCTTTAATCTCAGGTTTTCTATCGATTGGTACAGGTATGCTTCAGCCTACGTTACTCAGTTTAATCTCGGATGTAACTCCGGATCAAGAACAGGGAATTACGCTGGGAGTAAATCAATCCTTATCTGCATTGGCAAGAGTTATGGGTCCTCTGTGGGGAGGTTTTGCTTTTGAGTTTTTAGGATATCAGTTTCCTTTTTTAACTGGTGGAGTGTTTATGTTTTTGGTCTTCCTGTTCACAGTTATTTATATCCCAAGAAAAGTTGGGATGTAGATTTAGCTTTATTCTTACCATTAAAAATTATCATCTATTAATTATCTTTACAATGTCGATATATATAAAGTAATGTTGAAGCTTAATAACATAGAACTAGATAAAGCCATCCTCCTCGCACCAATGGAAGATGTAACGGACATTTCCTTCAGGTTGGTTTGCAGAGAATTGGGTGCTGATATTGTTTACACCGAATTTGTAAACTCAGAAGGATTAATTCGTGCAAATGCAAAAACTCATCAGAAGCTAAAAATTATTGAAGAAGAAAGACCGGTTGGAATTCAGATTTATGGTGCAAATATTAAATCAATGGTCGGTGCTGCTAAAATTGCAGAAGCAGAAAATCCTGATTTGATTGATATTAATGCTGGCTGCTGGGTAAAAAATGTTGTCGGCTGCGGTGCTGGTTCTGCTCTACTTAAAGATCCTCCATATATGCAAGAATTAGTAAAAGCAGTTGTGGATTCGACTTCATTACCAGTAACTGTAAAAACAAGATTGGGCTGGGATGAAAACAGTATCCAGATTCTTGAAGTAGCCAAGAGAATGGAAGATGCCGGTGCTGTTGCCTTGACTGTCCACTGCAGAACGAGGAAAGTTGGTCATAGTGGCGATGCAGATTGGACTTGGATTCCGAAAGTCAAAGAAGTAGTAAAGATTCCTGTTTTCCTTAACGGAAATGTTTTAACTGCACAAGACGTAAAAAGGGCTTTTGATGAAACTGGTGCTGATGGAATCATGATTGCACGTGGTGCAATTGGTAATCCGTGGATATTTAAAGAAGCAAAAGAACTTCTATCAACCGGTACTATTACAACCATTGTTGATGAGGAGATGAGAATAAAAACCTGTCTCAAACATCTTAAACTTGCGGTACAGGTAAAGGGAGAGAAGAGGGGAGTATTAGAGCATCGAAAGTTTTATGCCGGTTATCAGAGGGGCATGTATGGTGCAGCAAGGATACGAGCTGACTTAATGATATTAACTGAATATATTCCTGTTGAAGATGCGTTGCTGAAGTATCTGGACTCGTTGAAAAAGGAGGTTGAAATAGTTTGAGTGTACCTCTCAATGTTACTCTGAATTCGTTTCAGGGTCTCAATCAAATCAGCTAAAGATGCTGAAATAAATTCAGCATGACAAAAAGTAAAACAGAAAAGCTCGCAAGGTTCATCTCAACTCTCTTTGTCCCTCCTTCATTTACCATAATCGTTTTCACAATCTTTGCTTTTACAATTGAAACAGAATCTTTGAAAATAATGGTCACAATTATGGTTGCGGTCTTGTTAGGATTTGCGGCACCGATCATTTTATTTGTTGTTCTTCGAAAGCGAAAAAAACTTGTTGACCTGGATGCTTCAATAAAAGAGGAGAGAACAGTGCCATTTTTAATCTCAGTCGGATTTTATTTAATTGGATTAATACTGCTGATAAACTTTAATGTTCATATTATTTCAATCGCATTTTGGTTTTGTTATATTTCCAATACGTTAGTTACAATCTTAATTAACAAATACTGGAAAATCAGTTATGTCTGCGTTGCTGCAGGGCCATTGGCTGCAGTGACGTATGCTTTCGGACCGATAGCTTTAATATTCTCATTTATAGTTTTATTAGTTGGATGGTCAAGGATTCAATTAAAAGTTCATACACTTGCTCAGGTGGCAGCGGGTATATTACTTGCTTTTTTCTCAACTTATTTGCAAATGTATTTTATTGTTCGTTTGTTTGAATAATAAATTTTGGTGGAATTATGATAAAATATGAACTCGAAAACGAAATCGGGATTTTAACTCTCAATCGTCCTGAAAAAGAAATTCACTTATTCCAGAATTGGTAAGTCAGATGAAGTCAAAGCTAATGGAAGCAGGTGATGATGATTCGGTTGGAGTCGTGATTATTACAGGTGAGGGAAAAGCTTTCTGCAGGTGCAGATCTTGAATACCATAATGAGATGAGGAATTATTCATCATTAGATAACGAAAAAGATTCCCGGGAACTAGCCGATTTATTTTTAATGATATATAATTTCGCCAAGCCAGTTATTGTTGCAAGCGGAGCAGCCATCGCTGGCGGTGCGGACTTGGCTTCTGTATGCGATATAATCGTTGCCGGCGAAAAATGCAAAAGTTTGAATTTATTCAGAAGTAAAATTGGATTCATACCTGCTATCGTTTCAACATTTCTAATTAGAGTTGGTGAAGGAATGGCAAAACAATTGTTACTGTCCGGTGATATAATTGAAGCCAAACGAGCTTATGAGATTGGATCCGTTAACTACTTATTAACAATGCATTAGAATTTTCTTTGAATTTATCGTCTAAATTAAAAACGAACTCAGAATCAGTATGATAATGACAAAGATTGATCAGAAAGGTGTCGAATTATCAATCGAAGAATCAGTTGAATATTGTATCGGTCCAAATACAATGAGCCGCACTAACCGATGATTTTAAAAAAAGCTTAAACAAATTTCTTAATAAAAAGCGAACGGTTTGCCAGCAGACCTTAAAAAAATACATCCGGAGCATCCGGGATTTTCCGATCAAAGTTATGTTCCGGGATATTACTACACTGTTAAAAAGACCCGTAGCTGTAAAAACTGCTGAATCTATTGCTTTATCCCGTCCCGGAAGATAAAAAGGTTGATAAAGTAGTTGGAGTTGAATCCGAGGCTTCATATTTGGGTGATGTTGGCAAATCAGTTAAATGCTGGCTTTGTTCTGGCAAAAACCTGGAAAGCTTCCGACGAAGAAAGGAATCACAAACCACTCAGTTAGAGTATGGACTGGACAAAATGAAATACACAAGATGCAATCAACAAGGTGATAAGAGTTTTAAATTCATCAGATGATCTTACTTTTCTCGATTGGGACAGCCAGAAGCTGCCTGTAAATTAGTAGAAAAGCTTGGCAGTGATTGTCCTTGTCTC
Protein-coding sequences here:
- a CDS encoding histone H1, with translation MDKFNQLVQFVQGLETDFHKFYEKGQSAAGTRVRKGLSDLRKLCQDVRKDVQDVKAQRKAAKG
- a CDS encoding CapA family protein — protein: MKNFIAIITFSITVTFQHFFFNHNELEKAEFTAKKDSTVTVTLCFVGDLMCHSTQFNYAKVGVDTFDFTGVYREVKKYLSSADLTVGNLETVVAGKNKGYSGYPYFNAPDDFIYALKDAGFDFLITANNHALDQGWDGVKRTIEVMNEYQMHSTGTFLSKEDRDSLRIFQINSIKIAILAYSENTNGLPIPKGKDFIINLIDEELIRNDITKAREKGVDIVVVHLHYGPEYNREPSDYQKEIVDKIISFGADIIIGGHPHVIQPVDIFKTDSTKIDSGFVAYSMGNFISNQRWRYSDAGVILNIEISKNILSDSIYISEVNYLPTWVFRGQTEKGREYIILPSQNSKDSTYYYLNDHDRKLMNEAFSDTKEIIHKYSTNSNIKLVK
- a CDS encoding MFS transporter; amino-acid sequence: MKNKSALILIFITAFIDLLGFGILIPILPSFAVKELGVDEAAIGIAIAAYSFIQFLFNPILGKYSDKHGRKPVIVACLFINAIGYVIFAFTHSYIMLLFSRIIAGIGGSSIAVAQAYIADVTTKETRSKGMGLIGSAFGLGFVFGPLIGGFLAEYGYMMTGLVAGGFSIAAFIVTMIFLPESLKKSEATTDESILTRRKLLDIAALKKVFSEPSRAIFIVLFFVLIFSFANIYGTFALLGIQVYGLTDLQNGYLFGITGLVSAIVQGGLIGHIDKMMTKKNILKVSSLIISIGLGLIPYGGNFLGLALISGFLSIGTGMLQPTLLSLISDVTPDQEQGITLGVNQSLSALARVMGPLWGGFAFEFLGYQFPFLTGGVFMFLVFLFTVIYIPRKVGM
- the dusB gene encoding tRNA dihydrouridine synthase DusB yields the protein MLKLNNIELDKAILLAPMEDVTDISFRLVCRELGADIVYTEFVNSEGLIRANAKTHQKLKIIEEERPVGIQIYGANIKSMVGAAKIAEAENPDLIDINAGCWVKNVVGCGAGSALLKDPPYMQELVKAVVDSTSLPVTVKTRLGWDENSIQILEVAKRMEDAGAVALTVHCRTRKVGHSGDADWTWIPKVKEVVKIPVFLNGNVLTAQDVKRAFDETGADGIMIARGAIGNPWIFKEAKELLSTGTITTIVDEEMRIKTCLKHLKLAVQVKGEKRGVLEHRKFYAGYQRGMYGAARIRADLMILTEYIPVEDALLKYLDSLKKEVEIV